CCATCGCCGTGCCGGCCTGGCGGCTCAACGAGCGATTCGGCACTGAACTGCACGACGACTACCGCCACCTGCTCAGCGGAACGTGGGGGCTGTACCTGTTCGCCGGCGGGGTCATCGTGGCCGCTCTCGCTCTGCTCATACCCGGTGAACGGCCGCGCCGGCGCACGTCGGCGGCGACGCAGGAGCGTCAGCGCCGCTAGCGCTTCATGGCTGATGCCGGCCGGTGCGGCACTGGGCCTGGCGTTCCCGGCGAAGATGCTCGAGGGGCTGATGGTGTTGTCGGCCTTGATGGTGTCGGCCTTGGGTCCCGCCTACCTGGTGGCCGCGCCCGATCCGCTGCGCACCGGTTGCTGCGACTGGTTGGGGGCACTCCGCGCTGGTGCTGTCGAGTGGCTGGTACGTCCTGGTCACGCTGCTGTGGCCGGCGTCGAGCCGGCCCTATCACCTGACGACGGTCACCAGATTGATCAACGATTGCTGCCGACCTTCCGCGCCTGCCGGGGTGCCGCCGAGACTGCGGATGTACTCGGGCAGGTAGACGCGGTCACCACGCCAGCCTCGGGCGTCGAACCATGCGGTGGCCTCGTCCCGAGGCTCGTTGTAGATCAACCGCAACCATTCCGATCCCGCGTCCCCACCGGCCGTCAGGGCCTCGGCCGCGTCGGCGGGCAGGGGATCCATCTGTTCGATGGCGACCCGGCTGCCGGATGCGCTGAGCTCGTCGACGGCGGCGAAGAGCTCGTCCTGCGCGGTCGGTGTCAGGTAGATCAGCAGCCCTTCGATCAGCCAGGCGGCCGGTCGATCAGCGTCGAAACCACTGCTGCGCAAGGCTTTCGGCCAATCCGAGCGCAGATCGACCGCTACTTCGCGGCGATCGGCGATCGGCGAACGTCCGGCGTCGGCCAGGGTCTCCCGTTTGAAGTCGAGCACCTGCGGCCGATCCAACTCGTACACCGTGCAGCCCTCGAGCCACGGCAGCCGGTACGCGCGTGCGTCCAGACCCGCCGCCAGCACGACCACCTGCCGGATGCCGCCGGCCACCGCGACGCGGAGGTATTCGTCGAAATATCGTGTGCGGGCCAGTTGATGCTGCTGGAACGGGATACCGAAGTCCGGCGTCAGCAGCGGATGATCGCGCACCCTGCCGTCCAGTAGATCCGCCCACTCGCCGCCCGCCGCCGAGACGAAGAGTTCGGCGAACGGATCGCAGGCGAGGGCATCGGCCGCGCGGCCGCCGAGGGCACGCGCTGCCGCGACGAACAAGGCTGTGGATCCGACACTCGTGTTGATATCCCAGGAATCGTCGTCGGTACGCATGATCGCCAACCTACCGACCGTGCCCGCCTCGATTCGCCTCCCGCGCCGCGTCGCGACCTCTGTCGCCGATCGCCCTCGATTGCGGCACCCCTGCTCGGCACCCTCGCCGACCTGACGCTCTGATCGCGAAGCCCGGTTCGAGCGACGCGGCGACGGGCTCGGCGGAGTGGTCCGGTTGGCCATACGCTGCCTAATATGATTAGGATACATCCTAATCATATTAGGTAAGGAGAGCGGTGGATGTCCCCTCGTGCCGGTCTGTCCAGAGACCGAATCACCCGCGCCGCGGCCGAACTCGCCGACGAGGTCGGATTCGCCCAGGTCACCCTCTCCGCGGTGGCTCGCAGATTCGGCGTGAAGGACCCCAGTCTGTATACCCATGTCCGCAATCTGCGGGATCTGCAGGTGCAGGTCGGGCTGTTGGCCGGTGCGGAGATGAACGACCGGATCGGCCCCGCGGTGGCGGGCCGATCCGGTCGGGAGGCACTGCACGCATTCGGCGATGCGTACCGCTGCTATGCCGTCGAACATCCGGGCCGGTACGCGGCGACGCAGATCCGGATGGATCCGGCCGAGGTGGCCGGAGAGCCCGCACTGCTGCGCGGTATCGAACTCACGGCGGCGCTGCTGCGCGGTTACGGTCTGCGTGAACCGGAGCTGACCGATGCGGGTCGCTTGCTGCGCAGCACATTTCACGGTTTCGCCACCCTCGAGGCGGCGGGCGGCTTCGCGCACTCCCGGCCTGTCGACACCAGTTGGCGCCACATCCTCGACGCACTGCACCGGACCCTGTCGCAGTGGTCGACCCCAACCGAAGAGGAAGTCTCGCAATGAAATCCGAATTCTTGCCGGTACCCGGCGCCACGTTGTATTACGAAATGCGCGGCGAAGGACCGCTGCTGCTGGCGATCCCCGGCGGTGGCGGGGACGCGGGCGTGTTCGACGATATGGCCGAGGTGCTGGAGCGGAACTTCACCGTCGTGGCGCTGGACCCGCGCGGGTATTCGCGCAGTGTTCTCGACCGAGGTCCCGCGAATCAGCGTGTGTCGGTGCAGGCCGACGATGTGGCCCTGCTGCTCGCGCATCTGACCGACGAACCGGCAGTCGTGTTCGGCACCAGCAACGGCGCGATCGTCGGACTCGATCTGCTGGCTCGATACCCCGAACGCGTGCACAGGCTCCTCGCCCACGAACCCCCCTGCTTCGCCGTGCTACCCGACGCCGAGACGCACCTGGCGATGGTCGACGAGGTGTACGCGCTGCTGCACACCGAGGGGGTCGCGGCGGCCGGCGCTCGGTTCCTGGCCGGGAT
The genomic region above belongs to Nocardia spumae and contains:
- a CDS encoding SAM-dependent methyltransferase; this translates as MRTDDDSWDINTSVGSTALFVAAARALGGRAADALACDPFAELFVSAAGGEWADLLDGRVRDHPLLTPDFGIPFQQHQLARTRYFDEYLRVAVAGGIRQVVVLAAGLDARAYRLPWLEGCTVYELDRPQVLDFKRETLADAGRSPIADRREVAVDLRSDWPKALRSSGFDADRPAAWLIEGLLIYLTPTAQDELFAAVDELSASGSRVAIEQMDPLPADAAEALTAGGDAGSEWLRLIYNEPRDEATAWFDARGWRGDRVYLPEYIRSLGGTPAGAEGRQQSLINLVTVVR
- a CDS encoding TetR/AcrR family transcriptional regulator, with protein sequence MSPRAGLSRDRITRAAAELADEVGFAQVTLSAVARRFGVKDPSLYTHVRNLRDLQVQVGLLAGAEMNDRIGPAVAGRSGREALHAFGDAYRCYAVEHPGRYAATQIRMDPAEVAGEPALLRGIELTAALLRGYGLREPELTDAGRLLRSTFHGFATLEAAGGFAHSRPVDTSWRHILDALHRTLSQWSTPTEEEVSQ
- a CDS encoding alpha/beta fold hydrolase gives rise to the protein MKSEFLPVPGATLYYEMRGEGPLLLAIPGGGGDAGVFDDMAEVLERNFTVVALDPRGYSRSVLDRGPANQRVSVQADDVALLLAHLTDEPAVVFGTSNGAIVGLDLLARYPERVHRLLAHEPPCFAVLPDAETHLAMVDEVYALLHTEGVAAAGARFLAGIGPAMKPAPEISELSDRAARMWTRLAANGPLMIEHELREFTSYTPDYRALSEVPERLVLAVGRETRGCLPYRPAVEIATRLGLEVVEFPGAHNGIRTEAAEFARRLVELLAAEAPTAPAKRG